From Acidimicrobiales bacterium:
AGCGCCGAACCAGAAGCGGGCGGCGACGATGGCCGCCGGCGGCAAGTGGACGCTGCGCACGATGAGGGGCACGGTGCCCCACCCGGTGGTCGTCGCCGCGAGCAGGAGCGTGGCGCGTCGGCGTACCGTTGGGTGCATGGGTTTTCATCATGTCGCCTTCGCCAGCCGGAACACCGACGCAACGCATCGTTTCTACACCGAGGCCATGGGCTTTCGACTGGAGAAGGTCGTCGTGGGCGCGTCGCCCGAAGGCGGCTGGGCCAAGCACTTCTTCTACGACACCGGTGACGGCTCGCTGATCGCGTTCTGGGAGATCCACGACGACGCCAACGCGCTCGTCGAGGCCAAGACGGCGATCTCCGACGACATGGGCCTGGCGCACCACTACAACCACCTCGCCTTCGACGCGCCGACCCTCGAGGACCTGGCGGCCAAGCGCGACCGCTGGCTGGCCAACGGCTACGACGTCGCCGAGATCGACCACGAGTTCTGCGTGTCGATCTACACCGACGACCCGAACGGGATCATGGTCGAGTTCTGCTGCACGACGCGTCCCTTCGACGACGACGACCGCGAGCAGGCGAAGCAGCGCCTCGTCGAAGCGATCCCGGCGCACGATCCCGACCCCAAGATCTCCTTCCACCTCGCCGCCGAGTACAGCCCGGCGTAGTAGTGGCGCGTCCGTTCCTCGGGTACTGGCCCGACCCCGAGGAGGCACCAGCCAACGAGCCGCGTCGTGAGCCGATCGTCGCCGTCACGCCTGACGGGGCGGTGGTGCGCGGCGTGTTGTCGACGCCCCACGTCGGCAACTGGAACACGTGCGTCGTGCTGACCCATCCGCGGGGCGACTTTTCGCAGCACTACGTGGCGCCGCAGCTGGCGGCGGCGGGCTACGCGGTGTTGGGCGGCGCCACGCGCTACG
This genomic window contains:
- a CDS encoding VOC family protein — translated: MGFHHVAFASRNTDATHRFYTEAMGFRLEKVVVGASPEGGWAKHFFYDTGDGSLIAFWEIHDDANALVEAKTAISDDMGLAHHYNHLAFDAPTLEDLAAKRDRWLANGYDVAEIDHEFCVSIYTDDPNGIMVEFCCTTRPFDDDDREQAKQRLVEAIPAHDPDPKISFHLAAEYSPA